One region of Candidatus Methylomirabilota bacterium genomic DNA includes:
- a CDS encoding ABC transporter permease — protein sequence MAAPPPSVAATEVAPLPSARSRSQREWVTLLRRLVRRRTALFGMVVCLGVLLAAVLAPLVSPFDPLEQDIGQRLRSPGWQDAQGRVHPLGTDHLGRDILARIVYGSRIALVVGLAAVLISGVLGMVIGLVAGYFGGRVDDFLMRLADIQLAFPFILLAIAVIGVLGPSLRNIIIVIGVSSWVVYARVVRGEVLSIREREYVHAAIALGSRNGRVLWSHVLPNTFTPWLVVATLDMARVIVIESALSFLGLGVQPPTPTWGGMLADGRVYLSTAWWLATFPGLAILVTVLGINLLGDGLRDTLDPRLKV from the coding sequence ATGGCCGCCCCGCCGCCCTCCGTCGCCGCCACCGAGGTCGCCCCCCTGCCGTCGGCGCGCTCGCGCTCGCAGCGTGAGTGGGTGACCTTGCTGCGGCGGCTGGTGCGGCGCCGCACCGCGCTGTTCGGGATGGTGGTATGCCTCGGCGTGTTGCTGGCCGCGGTGCTCGCGCCGCTGGTGTCGCCGTTCGATCCGCTCGAGCAGGACATCGGCCAGCGGCTGCGGTCCCCCGGGTGGCAGGACGCGCAGGGGCGCGTGCACCCGCTCGGCACCGATCACCTGGGCCGCGACATCCTCGCCCGCATCGTGTACGGCTCGCGGATCGCCCTGGTGGTGGGCCTCGCCGCGGTGCTGATCTCGGGCGTGCTCGGCATGGTCATCGGGCTGGTGGCCGGGTATTTCGGCGGGCGCGTGGACGACTTCCTGATGCGGCTGGCCGACATCCAGCTCGCGTTCCCGTTCATCCTGCTCGCGATCGCGGTGATCGGGGTGCTCGGTCCGAGCCTGCGCAACATCATCATCGTCATCGGGGTGTCGTCGTGGGTGGTGTACGCGCGGGTGGTGCGCGGGGAGGTGCTCTCCATCCGCGAGCGGGAATACGTGCACGCCGCGATCGCGCTGGGCAGCCGGAACGGACGGGTGCTGTGGAGCCACGTCCTGCCCAACACCTTCACGCCGTGGCTGGTGGTGGCCACCCTCGACATGGCGCGGGTGATCGTGATCGAGTCCGCGCTGTCGTTCCTCGGCCTGGGCGTGCAGCCGCCCACCCCCACCTGGGGCGGCATGCTCGCGGACGGCCGCGTGTACCTCTCCACCGCGTGGTGGCTGGCCACGTTCCCGGGGCTGGCGATCCTGGTCACCGTGCTGGGCATCAATCTGCTCGGGGACGGCCTCCGCGACACCCTCGATCCCCGACTGAAGGTGTAG